One genomic segment of Mytilus galloprovincialis chromosome 5, xbMytGall1.hap1.1, whole genome shotgun sequence includes these proteins:
- the LOC143075757 gene encoding uncharacterized protein LOC143075757, producing the protein MHLFVFTFLFGISSILCAHPHGGLTVPEVIEKLWQLADLDNSNCLSLTEFQAEFITSFDHDHSGSVAEHEFVHQWQHNYKEHHQIVVHIFQHFDMDKDGVLSSTDLNDLFHRLDNNVNHCLEHNEYAALMSYLYGTAPLPEIQP; encoded by the exons atgcatttatttgttttcacATTTCTGTTTGGAATAAGTTCTATTTTGTG CGCCCATCCACATGGTGGTTTAACGGTTCCGGAAGTTATTGAAAAACTATGGCAACTAGCAGATTTAGACAACAGTAACTGTTTGTCACTGACAGAATTTCAGGCAGAATTTATTACTTCATTCGACCATGACC attctGGATCTGTAGCAGAGCACGAGTTTGTTCACCAATGGCAACATAACTATAAGGAGCACCACCAGATTGTTGTCCACATCTTCCAACATTTTGACATGGATAAAGACGGTGTTTTGTCTAGTACCGACCTTAATGACCTCTTCCACCGCTTGGACAATAACG tTAACCACTGTTTGGAACACAACGAGTATGCTGCATTAATGTCATAT ttGTACGGTACTGCACCATTGCCAGAAATACAACCATAG
- the LOC143075758 gene encoding stromelysin-1-like, with translation MKLHIFIVNVFLLIGMLQAAPIRPFPDETSFREAIQAKNADEFFMQFGYMKHITTRTRHVNKAVKRKEAIRKFQQFNGMNITGELDEETIEKIKQPRCGVADFNESARDRPLQFFAPGYKWNKKRITWKLTGYTNQLPNSTQRLALEHALKKWSNVTPLVFEQTEGFPDIEILFAKGNHGDGSYNAFDGPGRVLAHAFYPTDGDTHFDDDETWIFRSGSGTDLEVVAAHEFGHALGLGHSQNTASLMAPFYKRMDRGWQLHQDDITGIQSLYGVPEGELSAPLPSPSATSSGINNKLICNIKYIITAFIVYRYILGML, from the exons atgaaaCTTCATATATTTatagtaaatgtttttttgttaatagGAATGTTACAAGCAGCCCCAATTAGACCATTTCCGGACGAAACATCATTTAGAGAAGCTATCCAGGCTAAGAATGCGGAT GAATTTTTCATGCAGTTTGGTTATATGAAACACATAACTACAAGAACAAGACATGTGAACAAAGCTGTCAAAAGAAAAGAAGCAATTAG AAAATTCCAACAATTTAACGGAATGAATATTACGGGAGAGCTAGACGAAGAAACCATAGAGAAAATAAAACAGCCTCGTTGTGGAGTTGCAGACTTCAACGAGTCTGCTCGGGACAGGCCGTTGCAGTTCTTTGCGCCAG gATATAAATGGAATAAGAAAAGGATAACATGGAAACTTACAGGATATACCAATCAGCTTCCAAACTCTACACAAAG ATTAGCTTTAGAGCATGCGTTAAAGAAATGGTCCAATGTGACGCCATTGGTATTTGAACAAACAGAAGGCTTTCCAGATATAGAAATTCTATTTGCCAAGGGTAACCACGGTGACGGATCGTATAACGCTTTTGATGGTCCAG GGAGAGTTTTAGCGCATGCATTTTATCCAACCGATGGCGACACCCATTTTGATGACGATGAAACCTGGATTTTTAGATCAGGATCGGGAACTGATCTTGAAGTTGTAGCTGCACATGAATTTGGACATGCATTAGGACTTGGTCATTCGCAAAACACTGCTTCTTTGATGGCGCCATTTTATAAAAGAATGGACCGAGGTTGGCAACTTCACCAGGACGACATCACAGGAATACAATCACTCTATG GTGTTCCAGAAGGTGAGCTATCAGCGCCGTTACCTTCACCATCGGCCACTTCATCCGGGATCAACAATAAACTTATTTGTAATATTAAGTATATTATTACAGCTT TTATAGTTTACAGATATATTTTGGGAATGCTGTAA
- the LOC143074477 gene encoding serine racemase-like isoform X2, with protein sequence MSRGAIDCIQKAHERIKPFVNRTPIYSNSTFNNLIGKEAFFKCENLQKTGSFKARGALNTILKLKESNPNLKGVVAYSSGNHGLATAWASRLVGIKCSVIIPKTTSECKVTAIQGYGAKVVTCEYDPISRLKACEFIAANEGYEIIHTSDHYDVIHGQGTIALELLQDVPDLDAILVSASGGGMISVFMVEPQGKMAEESLRSGKRLWPNPPQFIDTIAEGLMSQQLGNLTFPIICRLVEKEVFTVGNEDIINGMVFSFRYMKMVIEAAAGATVAAAMSEKLKQMDPGIKKIGVILCGGNVDMLKLPWCS encoded by the exons ATGTCTAGGGGAGCTATCGATtgtatacaaaaagcacacgaacgGATAAAACCGTTTGTTAATAGAACACCAATTTATTCTAATTCAACATTTAACAATCTGATTGGAAAAGAAGCTTTTTTCAAGTGTGAAAATTTGCAGAAAACTGGATCTTTTAAAGCAAGAGGAGCATTAAATACT ATATTGAAACTCAAAGAGAGTAATCCTAATTTAAAAGGAGTA GTAGCATACAGTAGTGGCAATCATGGTCTAGCTACAGCATGGGCATCTCGTTTGGTAGGGATAAAGTGTTCAGTAATTATACCAAAAACGACATCTGAATGCAAGGTCACAGCAATACAAGGTTATGGAGCAAAAGTAGTAACATGTGAATATGATCCGATATCTAG ATTAAAAGCCTGTGAATTTATAGCAGCAAATGAAGGATATGAAATAATCCATACTTCTGATCATTATGACGTTATACATGGACAg GGAACAATCGCCTTGGAGTTATTACAGGACGTACCAGATTTAGATGCGATATTGGTATCAGCTAGTGGAGGCGGAATGATATCTG TTTTTATGGTAGAACCCCAAGGTAAAATGGCTGAGGAGAGCTTAAGGTCAG GCAAGAGATTGTGGCCCAATCCCCCACAGTTTATAGATACTATTGCAGAAGGACTAATGAGTCAACAATTAGGCAATCTCACCTTCCCAATCATCTGTAGATTAGTAGAAAAGGAGGTTTTCACTGTT GGAAATGAAGATATTATTAATGGAATGGTGTTCTCTTTCCGGTATATGAAG atgGTAATAGAAGCCGCTGCTGGAGCTACAGTAGCTGCTGCCATGTCAGAGAAGTTAAAACAGATGGATCCTGGTATAAAGAAAATCGGAGTTATATTATGTGGTGGAAATGTTGACATGTTGAAATTACCATGGTGCTCTTAA
- the LOC143074477 gene encoding serine racemase-like isoform X1 has translation MSRGAIDCIQKAHERIKPFVNRTPIYSNSTFNNLIGKEAFFKCENLQKTGSFKARGALNTILKLKESNPNLKGVVAYSSGNHGLATAWASRLVGIKCSVIIPKTTSECKVTAIQGYGAKVVTCEYDPISRLKACEFIAANEGYEIIHTSDHYDVIHGQGTIALELLQDVPDLDAILVSASGGGMISGISIAAKAINKNIKIFMVEPQGKMAEESLRSGKRLWPNPPQFIDTIAEGLMSQQLGNLTFPIICRLVEKEVFTVGNEDIINGMVFSFRYMKMVIEAAAGATVAAAMSEKLKQMDPGIKKIGVILCGGNVDMLKLPWCS, from the exons ATGTCTAGGGGAGCTATCGATtgtatacaaaaagcacacgaacgGATAAAACCGTTTGTTAATAGAACACCAATTTATTCTAATTCAACATTTAACAATCTGATTGGAAAAGAAGCTTTTTTCAAGTGTGAAAATTTGCAGAAAACTGGATCTTTTAAAGCAAGAGGAGCATTAAATACT ATATTGAAACTCAAAGAGAGTAATCCTAATTTAAAAGGAGTA GTAGCATACAGTAGTGGCAATCATGGTCTAGCTACAGCATGGGCATCTCGTTTGGTAGGGATAAAGTGTTCAGTAATTATACCAAAAACGACATCTGAATGCAAGGTCACAGCAATACAAGGTTATGGAGCAAAAGTAGTAACATGTGAATATGATCCGATATCTAG ATTAAAAGCCTGTGAATTTATAGCAGCAAATGAAGGATATGAAATAATCCATACTTCTGATCATTATGACGTTATACATGGACAg GGAACAATCGCCTTGGAGTTATTACAGGACGTACCAGATTTAGATGCGATATTGGTATCAGCTAGTGGAGGCGGAATGATATCTGGTATATCTATTGCTGCTAAAgccattaacaaaaatataaaaa TTTTTATGGTAGAACCCCAAGGTAAAATGGCTGAGGAGAGCTTAAGGTCAG GCAAGAGATTGTGGCCCAATCCCCCACAGTTTATAGATACTATTGCAGAAGGACTAATGAGTCAACAATTAGGCAATCTCACCTTCCCAATCATCTGTAGATTAGTAGAAAAGGAGGTTTTCACTGTT GGAAATGAAGATATTATTAATGGAATGGTGTTCTCTTTCCGGTATATGAAG atgGTAATAGAAGCCGCTGCTGGAGCTACAGTAGCTGCTGCCATGTCAGAGAAGTTAAAACAGATGGATCCTGGTATAAAGAAAATCGGAGTTATATTATGTGGTGGAAATGTTGACATGTTGAAATTACCATGGTGCTCTTAA
- the LOC143074477 gene encoding serine racemase-like isoform X3 has translation MSRGAIDCIQKAHERIKPFVNRTPIYSNSTFNNLIGKEAFFKCENLQKTGSFKARGALNTVAYSSGNHGLATAWASRLVGIKCSVIIPKTTSECKVTAIQGYGAKVVTCEYDPISRLKACEFIAANEGYEIIHTSDHYDVIHGQGTIALELLQDVPDLDAILVSASGGGMISGISIAAKAINKNIKIFMVEPQGKMAEESLRSGKRLWPNPPQFIDTIAEGLMSQQLGNLTFPIICRLVEKEVFTVGNEDIINGMVFSFRYMKMVIEAAAGATVAAAMSEKLKQMDPGIKKIGVILCGGNVDMLKLPWCS, from the exons ATGTCTAGGGGAGCTATCGATtgtatacaaaaagcacacgaacgGATAAAACCGTTTGTTAATAGAACACCAATTTATTCTAATTCAACATTTAACAATCTGATTGGAAAAGAAGCTTTTTTCAAGTGTGAAAATTTGCAGAAAACTGGATCTTTTAAAGCAAGAGGAGCATTAAATACT GTAGCATACAGTAGTGGCAATCATGGTCTAGCTACAGCATGGGCATCTCGTTTGGTAGGGATAAAGTGTTCAGTAATTATACCAAAAACGACATCTGAATGCAAGGTCACAGCAATACAAGGTTATGGAGCAAAAGTAGTAACATGTGAATATGATCCGATATCTAG ATTAAAAGCCTGTGAATTTATAGCAGCAAATGAAGGATATGAAATAATCCATACTTCTGATCATTATGACGTTATACATGGACAg GGAACAATCGCCTTGGAGTTATTACAGGACGTACCAGATTTAGATGCGATATTGGTATCAGCTAGTGGAGGCGGAATGATATCTGGTATATCTATTGCTGCTAAAgccattaacaaaaatataaaaa TTTTTATGGTAGAACCCCAAGGTAAAATGGCTGAGGAGAGCTTAAGGTCAG GCAAGAGATTGTGGCCCAATCCCCCACAGTTTATAGATACTATTGCAGAAGGACTAATGAGTCAACAATTAGGCAATCTCACCTTCCCAATCATCTGTAGATTAGTAGAAAAGGAGGTTTTCACTGTT GGAAATGAAGATATTATTAATGGAATGGTGTTCTCTTTCCGGTATATGAAG atgGTAATAGAAGCCGCTGCTGGAGCTACAGTAGCTGCTGCCATGTCAGAGAAGTTAAAACAGATGGATCCTGGTATAAAGAAAATCGGAGTTATATTATGTGGTGGAAATGTTGACATGTTGAAATTACCATGGTGCTCTTAA